One Plasmodium cynomolgi strain B DNA, chromosome 2, whole genome shotgun sequence genomic window carries:
- a CDS encoding hypothetical protein (putative), with protein sequence MYRRYIWNSLFRDVNFRLKKIYHSFYYAQSHIKYVMLFLFPGVIWSTRYRADTKLGYYIYINEEKLYPNAMSEEGSKTDGVDSWSGNWSDSASLMDYLYAKFFHNYNKLTTKKWKNGTKLYLDDGLTVGDVKKVLYSEEEKIPKHLKFGCRGRMMEDTDNLAMAVRAFCKRDPKIFIWEDEHAAYV encoded by the coding sequence ATGTACAGGAGGTACATATGGAACAGCCTCTTCCGGGATGTGAATTTCCGGCTAAAGAAGATTTACCACTCCTTTTACTACGCTCAGAGCCACATCAAGTATGTCATGCTTTTTCTGTTCCCCGGAGTGATATGGTCCACTCGGTACAGGGCGGACACGAAGTTGGGTTACTACATCTACATAAATGAGGAGAAGCTATACCCAAATGCGATGAGTGAGGAGGGATCCAAGACTGACGGGGTGGACAGCTGGAGTGGCAACTGGAGTGACAGCGCCAGTCTTATGGACTATCTTTAtgccaaattttttcacaactACAATAAACTGACAacgaagaaatggaaaaatggaacgaaGCTTTATCTCGATGACGGACTAACCGTTGGTGATGTGAAGAAGGTGTTATACTCTGAGGAGGAAAAGATACCTAAGCATTTGAAGTTTGGCTGCCGGGGACGGATGATGGAAGATACGGATAACCTGGCCATGGCCGTTCGGGCCTTCTGCAAAAGGGAccccaaaatttttatctggGAGGACGAGCACGCTGCGTACGTCTGA
- a CDS encoding centrin (putative), which produces MNRKTPNMIRSSNARSKRNELNEEQKLEIKEAFDLFDTNGTGRIDAKELKVAMRALGFEPKKEDIRKIISDVDQDGSGTIDFNDFLDIMTIKMSERDPKEEILKAFRLFDDDETGKISFKNLKRVAKELGENITDEEIQEMIDEADRDGDGEINEEEFMRIMKKTNLF; this is translated from the exons ATGAACAGGAAAACCCCCAACATGATTCGAAGCAGCAACGcgagaagcaaaaggaacgaaCTCAACGAGGAGCAGAAGCTGGAAATAAAGGAAGCATTTGATTTATTCGACACCAATGGCACGG GAAGAATCGACGCGAAGGAGCTGAAGGTTGCCATGCGGGCCCTGGGCTTCGAACCCAAAAAGGAGGAC ATTCGAAAAATAATCTCCGACGTTGACCAAGACGGGTCGGGCACCATCGACTTCAATGACTTCCTGGACATCATGACGATTAAGATG AGTGAGCGAGACCCCAAGGAGGAAATACTCAAAGCCTTCCGCCTCTTCGACGACGACGAAACTGGAAAGATATCCTTCAAG AATTTGAAGCGAGTGGCGAAGGAACTCGGAGAAAACATAACTGATGAGGAAATCCAGGAG ATGATCGATGAAGCTGACCGAGACGGAGATGGAGAAATTAACGAGGAGGAATTCATGCGCATCATGAAGAAAACGAACCTGTTCTAG
- a CDS encoding hypothetical protein (putative) produces the protein HTSGNKQEQRYSPLPNSHTSGNKQEQSYSPLRWRKNRKSKSNTYRASMFHEEITDKKNVNDNEQILRIIHRSSITQFSVEDCTLFLNYIIRNKKNKNTHDQGKNVCRLKLTSSLYKEAITKVIRSVLTHEQKYFCFFFQKFVELRDLNAIERMLMHMHTNQLFRSFTFYSLTEIFYNLAILNFERERSEEVLKTVLDYLLSIVIRTNGHLRHLEKKLINHATVQGAGGKAVYIESFAKRGRHHEGIFYPGEMKAKRKKTTSLAVSNGDGQYSNQFDVNSLSNVMLYKLIYGLAKINRKKELVKEFLVLLIPYVRFKLQSMDYVFSNERPDIIVKVLWSYAFLQVRHVNLFLDISLCIQVSINQLKLDQLKIVKNIFLNFFIYDELLLDTLEERIDYMEEKWPGPLSQPRKKPFKKKKRRVTLTDQVKLKVER, from the coding sequence CATACCAGCGGAAATAAACAGGAACAACGCTACTCTCCCCTCCCGAACAGCCATACCAGCGGAAATAAACAGGAACAAAGCTACTCCCCCCTCCGctggagaaaaaacagaaaaagcaaaagcaaCACCTACCGTGCATCCATGTTCCATGAAGAAATaacagacaaaaaaaatgtgaacgaTAATGAACAGATACTAAGAATAATCCACAGAAGCTCAATCACCCAGTTTAGTGTAGAGGACTGCACTCTCTTCCTCAACTATATCAttcgaaataaaaagaacaaaaacacACACGACCAGGGGAAGAACGTATGTAGGTTGAAGCTCACATCATCCTTGTACAAAGAGGCTATCACCAAGGTTATAAGATCTGTGCTTACCCAtgagcaaaaatatttttgcttttttttccaaaaatttgttgAGTTAAGGGATTTAAATGCGATAGAGAGGATGctcatgcacatgcacacgaATCAGTTGTTCCGGTCCTTCACCTTCTACAGCTTGaccgaaattttttataacctAGCTATCCTCAATTTTGAAAGGGAGAGGAGCGAAGAGGTGTTGAAGACCGTCCTCGATTATCTCCTCTCCATAGTCATCCGCACAAATGGGCACTTAAGACATCTAGAGAAAAAGCTTATTAACCATGCCACTGTGCAGGGCGCAGGTGGTAAGGCTGTGTATATAGAGAGCTTTGCCAAGAGGGGCCGTCATCACGAAGGGATTTTTTATCCCGGGGAGATGAaagcaaagaggaaaaaaacaactagCTTAGCGGTGAGCAATGGAGATGGTCAGTACAGCAACCAGTTCGACGTGAATTCCCTCTCCAATGTCATGCTGTACAAGCTAATCTACGGATTGGCGAAAATAAATCGCAAGAAAGAACTCGTGAAAGAATTCCTCGTCTTGCTCATCCCATATGTACGATTCAAACTTCAGAGTATGGATTATGTATTCTCCAACGAGAGACCTGACATCATCGTCAAAGTTTTGTGGTCCTATGCATTCCTACAAGTGAGACACGTTAATCTCTTTCTGGATATCTCCCTTTGCATTCAAGTCTCCATAAACCAACTCAAGCTGGATCAgctcaaaattgttaaaaatattttcctaaatttttttatttatgatgAGTTGCTATTAGATACATTGGAGGAGCGCATCGATTACATGGAGGAGAAATGGCCAGGTCCCCTTTCGCAACCGAGGAAGAAGCCatttaagaagaaaaaaaggcgagtGACACTCACGGACCAAGTCAAGCTGAAGGTGGAGCGGTGA
- a CDS encoding patched family protein (putative) translates to MVFSKIAKTLKDLKQTSLDSFSNLLYDYAGFVYERPCKIIAVSLIGCLLLSMGFLYREHEKDIYKLYSISNSYACETNETINDFFYKSRKAFILVESNCNLLQPHILKELKQFEDGTKEIQVDLTEINECKKDTEQPAVQTDASKEVYHMLLKNQDVDANLDWKPNFKRFNFNFALNKLIGLKNKLTESKSDDTKKGKAKKGNKKEKNKDKKKGKESKEGTGKNNRSEDADDEEEDDDDDDDEDDDEEEDDHTKEGENETSKNNHNGEENQDFEDNNYDEDIDRDSLNNGGGNKREGLQNKFNNMVVKRMKWVTRKITHMLKGKTNGNTSQERQMPKVKLSDFKEDAFYPPYYIPPMLLKDDRCLLQNVFKDKNVNVNLRDSSDALKKQITFSLEDICEKKYNDCNLSSIFLYYENGNAKYENPIKVDNLDFYVNRKTFKEMMLKGILGNMQYKESPFSYTITSANALMTVIPLRNSYMHEPYVLAYEKKLIDYVRFYNMDEIIQDEETHDGNEPYIKFHVFTERSLEDEVDRISKIDNLTRLLFIIGVCLIFMYALFNNVTSVLYRSKPLCAVMGILCGFLGYLAGSGFLFFLGVKSVPPAETVPFLVIGVGVDDVFVILNSYSLLFMIKDNKKRIQLCLKDSALAITVTTLTNIIAFLISSVSPFYSICSFSLFTASSLFFGYLMVLTLLLSFLCIEGKLENKKRNIFSGTALLFCSFFRRGKNNRGRGVTPSGSSAALPNASAAQSGTSAAAPRGDTATSHGQNNLSLEMAQNEDDYKKTPVEYESISIYEWIHNLYLFEESFNKKKKNATVYSSNEISSKGYNNENGIQPCVAPHDGLTLENICLDKKDMKKRKGGTAVDEALGESRNDPMALNYYSATGVVGVTPIVEDEEQPSSSSPPMRPDVLEVEGGEKKITIVNDIFAGPSTTPNGNDLDDNGVDSGVIGGGTTGRMGFPRERKNLLQERDKGLMRVDHGEHLHYNNSTEMATKDTLLLSNLHDTDKKNIYLLSSHDNALFYKYIYEEPKGNIGKYFRSLVKNYYVPFLSSSVGKSIVYVVFTCILMLSIYGCTLMKKGIKYDKAFPVDSYVRLFSEAKTKYFPHYGDMIEVYYFDKDFIKKYRKLNNEVDVVSSSLLYSDRTDREMMKNPKLNKHIHWEMKDLQDELLEMHDQLEEQDFVSGVANGFTLFLNSNGKKLKKETPDEFYDTFVDWIKYDFMGNLFKNDFIFLNKKLVAWRYFYFQNNVDDSEISSRWLKTCKKINKLEDHNVQMQCFHISSIFNETDEAIIEVTLINLGITIITILIVTAYIIKGFNSCLIIALIIFLIDLCIFGFMCLCGITVNIISMVILVLSVGFSIDHTSHIVQAFTHSMGRTRDEKMKESLHLMIGPVLHSGLSTWFVISTLFFSNKDFTVIFFQTLTLVLFFSVAFSSMFLPLFLFSVFIIVLF, encoded by the exons ATGGTGTTCTCGAAGATCGCGAAAACGCTGAAGGACCTGAAGCAGACGTCGCTGGATTCCTTTTCGAATTTGCTGTACGACTACGCCGGGTTTGTATACGAACGACCATGTAAAATCATCGCAGTCAGTCTAATAGGATGCCTTCTCCTAAGCATGGGATTCCTTTACAGAGAACATGAAAAGGATATATACAAACTCTACTCCATTTCGAATTCATACGCATGTGAAAcgaatgaaacaataaatgattttttttacaaaagccGAAAGGCCTTCATCCTGGTGGAGTCAAATTGCAACTTATTGCAACCACACATATTGAAAGAATTAAAGCAGTTCGAAGATGGGACGAAAGAAATTCAAGTAGATCTAACTGAGATTaatgaatgtaaaaaagatACCGAGCAACCAGCTGTTCAAACAGACGCATCGAAGGAGGTATATCACATGCTTTTGAAAAATCAAGATGTAGATGCTAACTTAGATTGGAAACCAAATTTCAAAAGATTTAATTTCAATTTTGCGCTGAATAAGCTTATCGGAttgaagaacaaattaacaGAGTCTAAGAGTGatgatacaaaaaaaggtaaagcaaagaaggggaataagaaggagaaaaataaagacaaaaaaaagggaaaggagtCAAAGGAGggaacaggaaaaaataatcgtAGTGAAGATGcagatgatgaggaggaggatgacgatgatgatgatgatgaggatgacgatgaggaggaggatgatcatacgaaagaaggagaaaatgaaacgaGTAAGAATAATCACAATGGAGAGGAAAATCAAGACTTTGAAGATAATAACTATGATGAGGATATCGATAGAGACTCACTCAACAACgggggaggaaataaaagagAGGGACTccaaaacaaatttaacaaCATGGTGGTTAAGAGGATGAAATGGGTcacaagaaaaattacacatatgTTAAAGGGAAAGACAAACGGAAATACATCACAGGAGAGACAAATGCCAAAGGTGAAACTCTCCGATTTTAAAGAAGACGCTTTTTACCCACCGTATTATATCCCTCCTATGCTGTTGAAAGATGATAGGTGTTTACTCCAAAATGTATTTAAGGATAAAAACGTGAATGTAAATTTGAGAGATTCAAGTGATGCCTTGAAAAAGCAAATCACTTTCTCGTTAGAAGATATTtgcgagaaaaaatataacgatTGTAATTTgagttccatttttctctaCTATGAGAATGGGAATGCCAAATATGAAAATCCGATAAAAGTAGACAATCTGGACTTCTACGTCAATAGGAAGACCTTCAAAGAAATGATGCTAAAGGGTATTCTTGGGAATATGCAATACAAGGAGAGTCCATTCAGCTATACCATCACCTCGGCCAATGCTCTCATGACTGTGATCCCACTTAGGAACTCATACATGCATGAGCCATATGTATTAGCATACGAAAAAAAGCTTATCGATTATGTCCGTTTTTATAACATGGATGAAATTATACAAGATGAAGAAACCCATGATGGGAATGAACCTTACATAAAATTTCATGTCTTTACAGAGAGGAGCTTAGAAGACGAAGTAGATCGAATTTCCAAAATTGACAATTTGACTAGATTGCTTTTTATCATTGGGGTGTGTCTCATCTTTATGTATGCTCTGTTCAATAATGTCACGTCCGTTTTGTATAGAAGTAAACCTCTCTGTGCTGTTATGGGTATTTTATGTGGTTTCTTGGGTTACCTTGCTGGTTCaggctttttatttttcctcggGGTGAAATCCGTCCCTCCAGCAGAAACGGTGCCTTTCCTTGTCATCGGGGTTGGTGTAGATGACGTGTTTGTTATCCTAAATTCGTATTCTCTTCTTTTCATGATTaaagataataaaaagaggATACAGCTTTGTCTAAAGGATAGTGCCTTGGCCATCACAGTTACTACGTTGACGAACATTATTGCCTTTCTGATTAGCTCCGTTTCTCCCTTCTACTCCATATGTAGTTTTTCTCTCTTCACCGCCAGCTCCCTCTTCTTTGGATACCTCATGGTGTTGACTCTCCTCCTGAGCTTCCTCTGCATTGAGGGaaaattggaaaataaaaagagaaacataTTCTCCGGTACTGCTCTCCTCTTTTGCTCCTTCTTCCGGAGGGGCAAAAACAACAGGGGGAGAGGTGTTACTCCGAGTGGTTCCAGTGCTGCTTTGCCCAATGCATCCGCTGCTCAAAGTGGTACTAGTGCAGCTGCTCCTAGAGGGGACACCGCCACTTCCCACGGTCAGAATAATCTCTCTCTCGAAATGGCTCAAAATGAAGACGATTATAAGAAGACACCAGTTGAGTATGAAAGTATCTCCATTTATGAGTGGATCCATAATCTTTACCTTTTTGAAGAGTCCTTcaataagaagaaaaaaaatgctaccGTGTATTCATCAAATGAGATTAGCAGCAAAGGGTATAACAACGAAAATGGAATACAGCCTTGTGTTGCTCCACATGATGGACTCACCTTGGAAAATATCTGCTTGGACAAGAAAGATATGAAGAAACGGAAAGGTGGAACTGCCGTGGATGAGGCATTGGGGGAAAGCAGGAATGATCCAATGGCGCTTAACTACTACTCCGCAACAGGAGTGGTAGGAGTCACCCCCATAGTAGAGGATGAGGAACAACCATCATCTTCATCCCCCCCAATGAGACCAGACGTTCTCGAAgtagaaggaggagaaaaaaaaataaccattGTGAATGATATATTTGCAGGTCCAAGTACCACTCCAAATGGTAACGACTTGGATGATAACGGTGTGGATAGTGGCGTTATAGGAGGTGGGACCACCGGACGTATGGGGTTCCCTCGAGAAAGGAAGAACCTACTGCAGGAGCGCGACAAAGGTCTCATGCGTGTCGATCACGGGGAGCACCTCCACTATAACAACTCGACAGAGATGGCAACGAAAGATACGCTACTCTTGAGTAACCTGCACGATACagacaagaaaaatatttacctaTTGAGCTCCCACGATAATGCTCTGTTTTACAAGTATATCTACGAAGAgccaaaaggaaatataggaaaatattttcgatctttggtgaaaaattattacgtccctttcctctcctcctctgTCGGGAAATCCATCGTGTATGTCGTTTTTACTTGCATCCTCATGCTCTCCATTTATGGTTGCACATTGATGAAGAAGGGAATTAAGTATGATAAGGCTTTCCCTGTAGATTCCTACGTAAGGCTTTTCTCCGAAGCGAAAACGAAGTACTTCCCTCACTATGGAGATATGATAGAGGTGTACTACTTTGACAAGGATTTTATTAAGAAGTACAGGAAGCTGAACAATGAGGTGGATGTGGTATCCTCATCTCTTCTCTACTCAGATAGGACAGATCgagaaatgatgaaaaatccAAAACTGAACAAGCATATCCATTGGGAGATGAAAGATCTGCAAGATGAATTGCTTGAAATGCATGACCAATTAGAAGAACAAGATTTCGTATCAGGGGTAGCTAATGGATTTACTCTCTTCCTCAACagtaatggaaaaaaattaaaaaaggaaaccccAGACGAATTTTATGATACGTTTGTTGATTGGATTAAGTATGACTTTATGGGGAACCTCTTTAAAAACGATTTCATTTTCTTAAATAAAAAGCTAGTCGCTTGGAGGTACTTTTATTTCCAGAACAATGTAGATGATTCTGAAATATCATCGAGGTGGTTAAAGACTTGCAAGAAAATTAACAAGCTGGAGGATCATAATGTACAGATGCAGTGCTTCCACATCAGCTCCATTTTCAACGAGACGGATGAAGCCATCATCGAGGTTACTCTTATCAACCTTGGCATCACTATCATTACCATCCTCATCGTCACAGCTTACATCATCAAGGGGTTCAACTCCTGCCTCATTATTGCTCTCATTATTTTCCTCATCGACCTCTGCATCTTTGGCTTCATGTGTCTCTGCGGCATCACCGTCAACATCATTTCGATGGTCATCCTGGTCCTCTCCGTCG GCTTCTCCATCGACCACACCTCCCACATCGTCCAGGCCTTCACCCACAGCATGGGAAGAACACGGGACGAGAA GATGAAGGAAAGTCTGCACCTCATGATAGGGCCCGTCCTGCACAGTGGACTCTCCACCTGGTTTGTGATAAGTACCCTGTTTTTTTCGAACAAGGATTTCACCgtcattttcttccaaaCGCTGACTCTG gtcctctttttttccgtggCCTTCTCCTCCATGTTTTTGCCA ttatttttatttagtgtttttataatagtattattttaa
- a CDS encoding hypothetical protein (putative), giving the protein MLNHVPVFLYSFNLFIKCNIIKSVSLVCDPNYFHHIIDSINRFNASLLRRKNQRGFLRRGHSNNVLSLSEVQSERDTIQVLQFLKRNKYIIYDNEKGKCITNLDELLSDVMAKKRQDLVEGDQKACRTITNRKGVRGEGINDSDEVKPSDVDSNRYKLIRLLESGRERVDSLLNALRGLDLWGGGAHKADEADKADKADGADGADGVDGGHPARNAHISHILVHDGARPFLSELDFFNLIYMATIGKNTILGARATDTIKRIGSEEQGEGCPRVKANVDRQFIFLAQTPQIFSSQALLQVCTKLTSTRGAEVQERSRPFTDTSSLFEHFTKKKIFALQARFPNFKITTPTDVFLAIFLMGYLFTSSHADVDMGMFKQAFVNSPSSYVPSNQFNDHFFYDSLRGKQRVLYHHFYYE; this is encoded by the exons ATGTTGAATCATGTCCCAGTATTCCTTTAttcctttaatttgttcatcaaatgcaatataattaaatcaGTCAGCCTTGTATGTGACCCGAATTATTTTCACCACATCATCGACAGTATTAACCGGTTTAACGCATCCCTTCTACGGAGGAAGAACCAGAGGGGGTTCCTGCGTAGGGGTCACTCGAATAACGTATTGAGTCTGTCGGAAGTACAATCGGAGAGGGATACTATCCAAGTTCTTCaattcttaaaaaggaataagtatataatatatgacAATGAGAAGGGGAAGTGCATCACTAACTTGGATGAGCTGCTGAGCGATGTGATggcaaaaaagaggcaaGACCTTGTGGAGGGGGATCAGAAAGCATGCAGAACCATAACTAATAGGAAAGGTGTTCGTGGAGAAGGGATAAATGACAGTGACGAGGTGAAGCCAAGCGATGTTGACTCCAATCGGTACAAGCTTATACGGCTGCTGGAGAGCGGCCGGGAGAGGGTGGACTCCCTTTTGAATGCGCTGCGGGGGCTGGACTTGTGG ggggggggagcgcaTAAAGCGGATGAAGCGGATAAAGCTGATAAAGCGGATGGCGCAGATGGCGCAGATGGTGTGGACGGAGGCCACCCCGCTCGCAATGCACACATCTCGCACATCCTGGTGCACGACGGGGCGAGGCCCTTCCTGTCCGAGCTGGACTTCTTCAACCTGATTTACATGGCCACGATAGGGAAAAACACCATTTTGGGAGCGAGGGCCACGGACACCATTAAGCGGATAGGCAGCGAAGAGCAAGGGGAAGGTTGCCCCAGGGTGAAGGCCAACGTGGATAGGCAGTTCATATTTCTGGCACAAACTCCACAGATATTCAGCAGCCAAGCGTTGCTACAAGTGTGTACTAAATTAACTTCAACGAGAGGAGCAGAAGTCCAAGAAAGGAGCAGACCCTTCACCGAtacttcttccctttttgaacattttacaaaaaaaaagatattcgCTTTGCAGGCAAGGTTCCCCAACTTCAAAATTACGACCCCGACAGACGTCTTCCTTGCCATCTTTCTCATGGGATACCTTTTTACAAGTTCGCATGCCGATGTGGACATGGGTATGTTTAAACAGGCGTTTGTGAATTCTCCTTCTAGTTACGTTCCTTCGAACCAGTTCAACgaccactttttttacgaCTCCCtgagggggaagcagcgCGTCCTGTACCACCACTTCTACTACGAGTAG
- a CDS encoding endonuclease (putative) — translation MGVKIRVGSWNMYNDVWHSVREATESITPSRFTSGSRLRFLSERFSCTRFDVMCLQVSPVMVSSLQKQCTRHNLTLVAPPQSTLIPNSNNCCVLFDKKFNLVAKKHFNLSEAVSTHLMGYYSHHGGSDIEDAFIKELRMRNSMATMLLLELPQTKIFLAVCNCHIHWNPAYPDVKLFHTFLIVKELFQFVHSSLECFPFVPLLLVGDFNSTPRL, via the exons ATGGGGGTTAAAATAAGAGTCGGCTCGTGGAACATGTATAATGACGTTTGGCACTCCGTTCGCGAAGCGACAGAGAGTATAACTCCCTCGCGTTTTACGAGTGGTTCCCGACTGAGGTTTCTGAGCGAAAGGTTTTCGTGCACCCGCTTCGACGTCATGTGCCTACAG GTATCCCCAGTGATGGTCTCAAGTCTGCAAAAACAGTGTACCCGTCACAACTTGACGTTGGTGGCACCCCCGCAAAGTACCCTCATACCCAACAGCAACAACTGCTGCGTCTTATTCGA caaaaaattcaacCTTGTTGCGAAAAAGCATTTTAACCTGAGCGAGGCGGTGTCCACCCATCTGATGGGTTACTACTCTCACCATGGGGGAAGTGAC ATCGAAGACGCATTCATTAAGGAGCTCAGAATGAGGAACAGTATGGCCACGATGCTTCTCCTGGAGCTTCCCCAA acaaaaatttttttagccGTTTGTAACTGTCACATTCATTGGAACCCAGCATATCCCGACGTGAAGTTGTTCCACACGTTCCTCATTGTTAAGGAGCTGTTCCAGTTTGTGCATTCCTCTTTGGAGTGTTTTCCCTTTGTCCCTCTGCTGCTGGTGGGGGATTTCAACTCCACTCCCCGTTTG